TCCTGTTCATGACGGATATATCGGCATCGCAGGCCTCTCAATGATGGGCGGTGTTGTATTTGCAATCGCAGCTGCTTTTGCTTATGCTTTGATTAAAAAAATTAGTTTCCTCAACCTCGGAGATACCCTTGCTCCAAGTTTTCTCATTGGTACAGGCCTGCAGAGAGTAGGCGGATGCTACCTGAACGGATGCTGCTTCGGCCGTCCCACAGAGAGCATTTTCGGGATTGTCTTTCCTGTAACAAGCGTTGCAGGATCAGTATTCCCCGGTGTCCATATCTGGCCCACACAGCTATTTGCATCAGCCCTGGGGTTTATGGGATTTTTTCTCATACTGTTTCTGGATCAAAAACACAGCTTCTCCGGTTATACTATGTGGCTTGTACTTGCCTATTACTCTGTTGACCGTTTTATTGTTGATCAATTCAGGTATTATGAATCGCCTCAGGTGCTTGGCACAATAGGGCCGTTAACAATAAACGTTAATGATTTAATACTGCTGGCACTGTTTGTTACATCTGTTATTTTCTTTATAGTGGGATTAAAAAAACGGAAGCATAATGCATTAACATAAACTGTTAACTATAAAAAAGGAGGCATAAAATGCCAAGAGGAGACAGAACAGGTCCCGCAGGCATGGGGCCTATGAGCGGACGCGCAGCCGGATTTTGCGCAGGTTATAACCAGCCAGGATTTACAAATCCGGTAGGAGGAAGACTCGGCGGAGGATTCGGCTGGGGCCGCGGT
Above is a genomic segment from bacterium containing:
- a CDS encoding prolipoprotein diacylglyceryl transferase yields the protein MHPVLFKIGSFEMHSWGVAFVISILIGLWIAMKRAKKFGIDQNAVMDLTLVIIIAAVLGSRFWYVVFHLDEFRGNWLDTINPVHDGYIGIAGLSMMGGVVFAIAAAFAYALIKKISFLNLGDTLAPSFLIGTGLQRVGGCYLNGCCFGRPTESIFGIVFPVTSVAGSVFPGVHIWPTQLFASALGFMGFFLILFLDQKHSFSGYTMWLVLAYYSVDRFIVDQFRYYESPQVLGTIGPLTINVNDLILLALFVTSVIFFIVGLKKRKHNALT